A single window of Microbacterium oryzae DNA harbors:
- a CDS encoding 3-oxoacyl-ACP synthase III, whose amino-acid sequence MPGNAIARFDNVALLSVTSELPSRVTTSDDIEGRLSDALSRLRLRSGLLRRVAGVLERRNWAEGESSDAATISAGRRALAEAGVDPSEVGLLVNTSVTRKHLEPSVAVRLHHGLGMPTSAVNFDVANACLGFMNGMSLAAGMIESGQIRYAIVVNGEDADDIQVNTINRLLRADIGREDFMSEFASLTLGSGAAAAVLGRADEHPEGHRLLGGVTRAATQFHELCVGSVDGMFTDAKALLKGGLELVVSAWKEAAPEWGWDSVDRYITHQVSSAHTNAIVKAAKLDRSRVPVTYPRYGNVGPASIPITLVEESATLKRGDRVLLMGVGSGLNTAMMELSW is encoded by the coding sequence GTGCCAGGAAACGCCATCGCCCGCTTCGACAACGTCGCACTGCTGTCCGTCACGAGCGAGCTGCCGAGTCGTGTGACGACCTCCGATGACATCGAGGGCCGCCTCTCGGATGCGCTGTCGCGGCTGCGCCTGCGCAGCGGACTGCTGCGACGGGTCGCCGGTGTGCTGGAGCGGCGCAACTGGGCCGAGGGGGAGTCGTCCGACGCCGCCACGATCTCCGCGGGCCGACGGGCGCTGGCCGAGGCCGGCGTCGACCCGTCCGAGGTGGGCCTGCTCGTCAACACCTCCGTCACCCGCAAGCACCTCGAGCCGTCGGTCGCGGTGCGCCTGCACCACGGTCTCGGGATGCCCACCTCCGCCGTGAACTTCGATGTCGCCAACGCGTGCCTCGGCTTCATGAACGGCATGAGCCTCGCGGCCGGCATGATCGAGTCCGGACAGATCCGCTACGCCATCGTCGTGAACGGCGAGGACGCCGACGACATCCAGGTCAACACGATCAACCGCCTGCTGCGCGCCGACATCGGCCGCGAGGACTTCATGAGCGAGTTCGCCTCCCTCACGCTGGGGTCGGGTGCAGCCGCGGCCGTCCTGGGCCGCGCCGATGAGCACCCCGAGGGCCACCGCCTGCTCGGCGGCGTCACCCGCGCCGCGACGCAGTTCCACGAGCTCTGCGTGGGCAGCGTCGACGGCATGTTCACCGACGCGAAGGCGCTGCTCAAGGGCGGCCTCGAGCTCGTCGTGTCCGCGTGGAAGGAGGCCGCGCCGGAGTGGGGATGGGACTCGGTCGACCGCTACATCACGCACCAGGTGTCGTCCGCTCACACGAACGCCATCGTGAAGGCCGCCAAGCTCGACCGCTCCCGCGTGCCGGTGACCTACCCGCGCTACGGCAACGTCGGACCCGCGTCCATCCCGATCACCCTCGTCGAGGAGAGCGCGACCCTGAAGCGGGGCGATCGCGTGCTCCTCATGGGCGTCGGCTCGGGGCTGAACACGGCGATGATGGAGCTCTCCTGGTGA
- the tilS gene encoding tRNA lysidine(34) synthetase TilS, with protein MLDPAIAAVRLAVRTALAPLEGSGAAIVVALSGGPDSLALAVATAFEAPRLGLRVVTATVDHGLQDDSADVARRAAQQARMAGAADARIVRVEVGAEGGPEAAARDARYAALREVAAEEGAAAVLLAHTLDDQAETVLLGLARGAGAGSLAGMPPRRVDARGLAWLRPLLGLRRAQTHAFCRASDLAPWADPHNDEDRFARVRVRSRVLPVLEHELGPGVAEALARTADQLREDNEAFADMIDEVIEDIVEPAEAGIAISVPALAANPPALRHRIIRHVAQSEFGASLTRTQTLEVARLVSDWSGQGPIDLPGFTAARRAGLVVFAARA; from the coding sequence GTGCTCGATCCCGCCATCGCCGCCGTCCGTCTCGCCGTGCGCACCGCGCTCGCACCGCTCGAGGGATCGGGCGCCGCGATCGTCGTCGCGCTGTCGGGCGGGCCCGACTCGCTGGCCCTCGCCGTCGCGACGGCATTCGAGGCGCCCCGACTCGGCCTCCGGGTCGTGACGGCGACCGTCGATCACGGGCTGCAGGACGATTCGGCCGACGTCGCTCGGCGAGCAGCGCAGCAGGCGCGGATGGCCGGGGCCGCGGATGCGCGCATCGTCCGCGTCGAGGTGGGGGCGGAGGGCGGTCCCGAGGCCGCCGCCCGCGACGCCCGCTACGCCGCCCTGCGCGAGGTCGCAGCGGAGGAGGGCGCCGCCGCGGTCCTCCTCGCCCACACGCTCGACGACCAGGCGGAGACCGTGCTGCTCGGCCTCGCTCGGGGGGCGGGCGCGGGAAGCCTCGCCGGCATGCCGCCGCGTCGCGTCGACGCGCGCGGTCTCGCGTGGCTGCGGCCGCTTCTCGGGCTGCGTCGCGCGCAGACCCACGCGTTCTGCCGCGCATCCGACCTCGCGCCGTGGGCGGATCCGCACAACGACGAGGACCGCTTCGCGCGGGTCCGGGTGCGCAGCCGCGTGCTCCCCGTGCTCGAGCACGAGCTCGGCCCGGGGGTCGCGGAGGCGCTCGCGCGCACGGCCGATCAGCTGCGCGAGGACAACGAGGCCTTCGCCGACATGATCGACGAGGTCATCGAGGACATCGTCGAACCGGCGGAGGCCGGCATCGCGATCTCCGTCCCCGCGCTCGCCGCCAACCCGCCCGCCCTCCGGCACCGGATCATCCGGCACGTGGCGCAGAGCGAGTTCGGCGCGAGCCTCACCCGCACGCAGACCCTCGAGGTCGCGCGCCTCGTCTCGGACTGGAGCGGGCAGGGACCCATCGACCTCCCCGGCTTCACGGCCGCGCGCCGAGCGGGCCTGGTGGTGTTCGCCGCCCGCGCCTGA